CAAGATCGCGGCGGAGGGCACGGCGGAGGAACTCAAGCGCCTGATCCCCGGCGGCCACGTGAGACTGAGGTTCTCCGCCCCGGACGCCTACCGCACCGCCGCATCGGCTCTGGCGGACGCGGCCCGGGACGACGAGGCCCTCGCCCTCCAGCTCCCGAGCGACGGAAGCCAGCGCGAACTGCGCGCGATCCTCGACCGGTTGGACACGGCCGGCATCGAGGCGGACGAACTCACGGTCCACACGCCGGACCTGGACGACGTCTTCTTCGCCCTCACCGCCACCGCCACCACCACCGCCACCGTCCCCGCCCAGCAGAAGGAGTCCGCCCGATGAGCACCCTGTCCCTCGCCGTCCGCGACACGTCGACGATGCTGCGCCGCAACCTGCTGCACGCGAGGCGCTACCCGTCCCTGACCCTGAACCTCCTGCTCACCCCGATCATGCTGCTCCTGCTGTTCGTCTACATCTTCGGCGACACGATGAGCGCGGGCATGGGCGGCGGGGACCGCTCGGACTACATCGCGTACCTGGTCCCGGGCCTGCTCCTGATGACGATCGGCTCGACGACGATCGGCACGGCGGTCTCCGTCTCGAACGACATGACGGAGGGCATCATCGCCCGCTTCCGCACGATGGCGATCCACCGCGGCTCGGTCATCACGGGCCACGTCATCGGCAGCGTGCTCCAGTCGGTGATCAGCGTGGTCCTGGTGGGCGCGGTGGGAGTGGCGATCGGCTTCCGCTCGACGGATGCGACGGCCCTGGAGTGGCTGGCGGCCTTCGGCCTCCTGGTCCTCTTCGCCACGGCCCTGACCTGGATCGCGGTCGGCATGGGCATGGTCAGCCCGAACGCGGAGGCGGCCAGCAACAACGCGATGCCGCTGATCTTCCTGCCGCTGATCTCCAGCACCTTCGTCCCGGTCGACCAGATGCCCGGCTGGTTCCAGCCGATCGCCGAGTACCAGCCCTTCACCCCGGCCATCGAAACCCTCCGCGGCCTGCTCCTGGGCACCGAGATCGGCCACAACGGCTGGCTGGCCCTGGCCTGGTGCCTCGCCCTGACCACCCTCGGCTACTTCTGGTCGAAGGCGGTGTTCAACCGAGACCCCAAGTAGAAACCGTGAGCCCTCTCCGAAGGCCCGTCCCCACCACCCCACCGGGTGGCCGGCGACGGGCCTTCGCGCTGTCCCGCACCGGGAGACGTATTGCAACGGCCGATCCAAAACGGCTAGTCTCGCACCATGGCCCGACCGCGGATGTTCGATGAGGAACGGGCCCTGGACGCGGCGATGCACACGTTCTGGGAGAAGGGCTACGACGCCACTTCCACCCAGGACCTGTGTGAGGCCACGGGCCTGGGGCGCAGCAGTATCTACAACACGTTCAAGAGCAAGCGCGACCTGTTCGAGCGCGCTCTGGCCCACTACATCGACACCATGACGACCGCCCAGCTGGCCGTCCTGGAGGACTCCCGGCAGAGCGCCGCCGACCGTATCCGCGCCTTGTTCGCCATGGTCGTCGACGGCGAGACCGAACACCGAGCCGGCGGCCGCGGCCTGGGCTGCCTGACCGTGAACACCACGGTCGAGCCGGCCGCTCAGGGCGGCCGGGCGGCGGGAATGCTGGAGCGCGACACGGCCCGCAGGCTCGCCGTGTTGCGTGCGGTGATCGAGGAGGGGCGCCGGGACGGCAGTGTCACCTCCCGGCGGGACGCCGAAGCGCTGGCCCGCTTCATCAACGCGGCGATCGGCGGCATGCGCATCTCCAGTCAGGGCGGCGCGGATCGTGCTGCGCTGGAGTCGATCGCCGAAGTGGCCCTGGACGCACTGACCTTCTAGCCGTCCGACCCGAGCCGTCCCCGCGGGGGCCTGCCCGTACCCATGTTTTGAACTGATCGATCCATAACCCTTCGTCGCCCAGCCCCAAGGAGACCGAACCGTGCCCCGCGCCGTATACGTCCTGGCACTCGGCATCTTCGCGATGGTGACCAGTGAGTTCGTGGTCGCCGGACTGATGCCGCAGATGGCCGACGGCCTGAACGTCACCATCCCGCAGATCGGATACCTCATCACCGCGTTCGCGGTGGCCATGGCGGCGGGTGGGCCGTTCCTCACCGTGGCGGTCATGAAACTTCCCTCACGGACGGCACTGATGGTGCTGTTCGCCGTCTTCCTGGCGGGCAACGTCCTCGCTGCCACAGCGACCGGCTACTCCACGATGATGGCCGCGCGCATCATCACCGGCATCGCCTCCCAGGCCTTCTTCGGCGTGGGCATCTCGATGTGCGCACAGATCACCCGCCCCGAAGTCCGCGGTCGCGCGATGGCGGTCGCCATGAACGGCCTCATGCTCGGCACCCTCCTCGGACTTCCCCTCTCCACCCTGGTCGGCGAACGGTTCGGCTGGCGGGCGGCGTTCTGGACCATCACCGGACTCACCGTGATCGCTGCCGTGACGACCCTGCTCGGCGTGCCCCGCATCGAGCGAGCCGGGGACGGCGGCGGATTCCGGCAGGAGGCCGGCGTCTTCAGGAAGCCCAAGCTGTGGCTGGTGCTGTCCACCAGCACGCTCATCATCGGGGCCACCTTCTCGGCCTTCAGCTACTTCAACCCGATCCTCACGGGACTCGCAGGTTTCTCCACCGGCACCGTCCCCTTGCTGCTGATCGCGTACGGTGCCGCCACCGTCGTCGGCAACAACGTCGTCGGTCGCTTCGCCGACCGTCACACCGTCCCGGTGCTGGCCGTGGGCCTGGTCCTCAACACCGTGTTCCTGGCCGGCTTCGCACTCCTCGCCGACCTGCCCGCACCGGCCGTGGTCTGCATGATGGGCGTCGGCCTGGTCGGCGTCACCATGAACCCGGCGATGGCGACCCGCGTCCAGCGCACCGGCAACGCCGGCCCGCTGGTCAACACCGTCCACTCCTCCTTCATCACCCTCGGCATCATCCTCGGCTCCTCCATCGGCGCCGTGGCGATCGAGACCTGGGGCCTGCGCGCCCCGCTCTGGCTCGGTGCGACCCTGGCCCTGGCGGGCCTGACCACGGTCCTGCCCGACCTCACCCGCCGAGCCGGGACCTCGCCGAGCCGGGACCTTGACGACCCGGTGAGCGGGTGATCGGTGATCGGTGATCGGTGGCCCGTGACCCGAACGGCCCGGCCTCGATGCAGGATGGGCGCGTGCTTCCTCCCCGATTGCTGTGGCGCGATCCGCTGGTCCTGCCCCATCCTCGAACGGGCCGAGGTTCAGGCAAGGTGCT
The DNA window shown above is from Streptomyces vietnamensis and carries:
- a CDS encoding ABC transporter permease, with amino-acid sequence MSTLSLAVRDTSTMLRRNLLHARRYPSLTLNLLLTPIMLLLLFVYIFGDTMSAGMGGGDRSDYIAYLVPGLLLMTIGSTTIGTAVSVSNDMTEGIIARFRTMAIHRGSVITGHVIGSVLQSVISVVLVGAVGVAIGFRSTDATALEWLAAFGLLVLFATALTWIAVGMGMVSPNAEAASNNAMPLIFLPLISSTFVPVDQMPGWFQPIAEYQPFTPAIETLRGLLLGTEIGHNGWLALAWCLALTTLGYFWSKAVFNRDPK
- a CDS encoding TetR/AcrR family transcriptional regulator yields the protein MARPRMFDEERALDAAMHTFWEKGYDATSTQDLCEATGLGRSSIYNTFKSKRDLFERALAHYIDTMTTAQLAVLEDSRQSAADRIRALFAMVVDGETEHRAGGRGLGCLTVNTTVEPAAQGGRAAGMLERDTARRLAVLRAVIEEGRRDGSVTSRRDAEALARFINAAIGGMRISSQGGADRAALESIAEVALDALTF
- a CDS encoding MFS transporter; its protein translation is MPRAVYVLALGIFAMVTSEFVVAGLMPQMADGLNVTIPQIGYLITAFAVAMAAGGPFLTVAVMKLPSRTALMVLFAVFLAGNVLAATATGYSTMMAARIITGIASQAFFGVGISMCAQITRPEVRGRAMAVAMNGLMLGTLLGLPLSTLVGERFGWRAAFWTITGLTVIAAVTTLLGVPRIERAGDGGGFRQEAGVFRKPKLWLVLSTSTLIIGATFSAFSYFNPILTGLAGFSTGTVPLLLIAYGAATVVGNNVVGRFADRHTVPVLAVGLVLNTVFLAGFALLADLPAPAVVCMMGVGLVGVTMNPAMATRVQRTGNAGPLVNTVHSSFITLGIILGSSIGAVAIETWGLRAPLWLGATLALAGLTTVLPDLTRRAGTSPSRDLDDPVSG